GGGGCACGAGTTCAGGCAACAGCTCTTTCTGTACCGGCACAGCCCGCCACTTCCAGTCGCGCGGGCCGGCCCACCGCAATTTCTTGTAGTCAAACGGCACGTAGCCGACCTGGCAGCCAACGGAATCTACGTACCGTCCGCAAAGACGGTGGGCGAGGAAGCCGGACATGAAGAGGTATTTGTGCGTCCGGTCCCAGATCTCACGCTGATGACGACGCAACCAATTGACCTCGGCTTCGGCCTGGAAGTGAGCAACGGTCTCGCGCATCCGCACCGCACGAAAGGCCACCCCCCACGCGCCGCCGATCGGCGGCAGTCCCTCGGTTCTCCGCTGGTCGAGCCAGACGATGGCCGGCCGCAGCGGTTCGCCGTCAGCATCAACGTTGACCATTGTTGCGCGCAAGGCCGTCAGCGCGACGCCCGCTACGGCGTCTCCTCCTACCGGACTCTCGTCCCACAGCCCCTGACAGGCTTCGCACATCCAGCGCCACATCGAGGAAGGATCCTGCTCGGCCCACCCAGGTCGATCTGAGAAGTAGGGCTCGACCTCGACACGTCGTCTCGCGACCAGATTGCCGCGCGGGTCGAAGAGCAGTGCACGGACGCTCTGAGTGCCATAGTCGATGGCGAGGAGGTGGTCCTTGGTAGTCACGTGAGCATTATCCACTGTTTCGTCCCGATTCTCGGTCCCGGATACTCGATACTGGAGACTTGATGCTGGGGATGCTGGATGCTGGATGCGCCATATCGAAGACGGTGTTCGATCATTCGTCAAGATGGGGGTCGGTGGATCGAGGATCTAGTATCGAGCATCCAGTATCGGGGGCGGTGGGCGGCAGCGTAACGTTCTGACGTTCAAACGTTTGAACCATCGACAGCTCGGCAAAAAGGAGTATCATTACCGGATAGGCGATTGCGCCGAACACCGAGATCGCCTCACGGAGGGTCCAATGGGCCGGTCGTATTTCTGCCCCCATTGCCGCCGGATGCTCAACCCCGGCACCAAAGTCATCTTCCTGGTCGAGAACGGGCAGGATCGCGAGCTCGTGCTGCTGAGCGCCAAGCTCGGCGACTACTCGGTCGTCCATTCGCGCTCGATGGTCTTCGAGAACGGCAAGGTTTACACCTTCCGCTGCCCGATGTGCCGTTCGGATCTCACCTCCAGCCTCGACGAGAATCTGGTCGACATCCTGACCGAGGGCGAAGAGTCATCGCCGGTCCGCGTCAGTTTTTCGAGGGTCTTCGGTGAGCAAGCGACCTTTTTGAGGTCACCCGAGGGGATCAACCAATACGGCGACCACGCTGAACGCTACGAGAGCGTCAACTTCTTCGGCGAAAAGGCCGATCCTGAGAACGGCGACTGAGCCGCGACCGCGCCAATATTCCTATCTGTGCCGGCGCCAGTCAAGGGTCTCGAACTCCGACTCCATCTCTCGCCACAGGTCCTCAAGCGGACAGCGCATGATGATCAGGTCCTGCCAGTTGCCGTCCTGATCGCGAACGTGCTCGGGGACCAAGAACTCCTCGCTGAATCCGAGACGCCTCAGAATGCGGTGCGCGCCCGTCTGCGGACGCATGAGTCGCGCGATGATCCGGTCGACTCGGCTGCGGGACGCGAGATGAAAGAGCTCTCGTGCGAGCAGAGTCCCCAGTCCGTACCGCTGCCAATTCCGGGCAACGATGAGCCGGATCTCGGCGACATTGTCACCCCAGCCGTGCCCCTCCAGCTCGAGTGCTCCGTCGGCCACGATCTCATCGTCGTGCACCACGACCAGGCGCTCGGCTCGGCTCCGGTCGATCTCGGTGGTGCGCCGTTCCACCATTCTGCGGCGGGTGACGTCAACTCGAAGGTACTTTCGATCTTCCTCAGGAAGTGAGCAGAAGAACTCGTACGAGCGTTCGACATCGCTCGGGTGCAGGTGCCGCACCGTTACCTGTCGTCCATCCTTGAGCGTCAGGTTCTTTTCGATTTCAGCCACCGGTTGCGGTGTCGCAGTAGTCGCCGCCATTGTCCCCTCCCTCTCTCGCCACGGCCACGCCGGAGCGAGCCAGGAGACACCGCAGCCGTGAGCTTCGTTGATTGTCCTAGTGAACAAGATGCGGCTTCGACCCGAAATTTGCCAGGAATCGAGACTCAGGATAGGAA
This DNA window, taken from Acidobacteriota bacterium, encodes the following:
- a CDS encoding GNAT family N-acetyltransferase, yielding MAATTATPQPVAEIEKNLTLKDGRQVTVRHLHPSDVERSYEFFCSLPEEDRKYLRVDVTRRRMVERRTTEIDRSRAERLVVVHDDEIVADGALELEGHGWGDNVAEIRLIVARNWQRYGLGTLLARELFHLASRSRVDRIIARLMRPQTGAHRILRRLGFSEEFLVPEHVRDQDGNWQDLIIMRCPLEDLWREMESEFETLDWRRHR